A genomic window from Polaribacter gangjinensis includes:
- the ccsA gene encoding cytochrome c biogenesis protein CcsA has product MKKLLNFLYSTRLMAVLFVVFAAAMGVATFIENDFGTQTSKALVYNSWWFEAIMVFFVINFFGNIFRYQLYKKEKWPVMMFHVAFLFIIIGAAITRYIGYEGIMLINEGETTNRFLSETTYVNYVVDDGEVQKNEVNKPILLSAWGKNSWSHEDNFKDKNFRIALADYIPWAEKKLVADENGEEHILFVESSSGSRHEHYIKSGTIQNIHNVLVGFNTTSNEANINIFKRNDSLKILAKEAGVFQVMATQQSGNLAKDSIQDFKLRALYNVAGLPFVVPQYPEKGKMQTVRGAKDDKKLDVIVLDVSTDEKTQRIELTGGKFNSDNLEQFSVGNLNFRMWYGAKTLETPFSVKLNDFQLEKYPGSESAASYASEVTVIAKDETFDYRIFMNHILDYGGYKFFQSSYDLSGEFEQTHLSVNHDFWGTFITYLGYSLLYTGMISLFFAKYTRFDSLKKSLQNIRKKKQISAVIAFLLVSTMGFSQQNSPHAFRITDQQVDSILQANLVSLNHAESFNKLVIQDAGGRMKPAHTFASELVRKVSQTEQLRGMKPSQVLLSIIENPRLWYEVPAIYLEKQNLEIRKQLGIADTTRFARLSDFFTDRGDYKIREQVAEAQKKKVQNKFEQDLIKIDRRVGLLYSAIGGGILKIYPIPNDENNKWVSQPETFAETGFKASDSVFVRKSLPLYVQLLQSAKKTNDYTKANQILDGIKKYQQQFGAAIYPSDKKIELEIAYNKYNIFKKLVRYYGLASLFLIVFVIIQIFNAKKWVSYAVKFFIGVVLLLFLMHTLGLLSRWYISGNAPWSNAYESIIYVGWATMAFGLFLGRKSSLTIAATTFVTSIILFTASLNWLDPEIANLQPVLNSWWLMVHVSIIVASYGPLTLGMILGVFALFLIIFTREKNKKNMEIHIKEITIINEMALTVGVVMLTIGNFLGGMWANESWGRYWGWDPKETWALISIMIYAFVLHMRLIPGLRGRYTFNLWSIIAYASIMMTYFGVNFYLSGLHSYASGDKVITPSAVYYSVGFVTILGIIAWFQYQKFYGKKNL; this is encoded by the coding sequence ATGAAAAAATTACTGAATTTTCTTTACTCAACTCGTTTAATGGCTGTGTTATTTGTGGTTTTTGCTGCTGCTATGGGCGTTGCCACTTTTATAGAAAATGATTTCGGAACTCAAACTTCAAAAGCATTGGTTTATAATAGTTGGTGGTTTGAAGCCATCATGGTGTTTTTTGTGATTAATTTTTTCGGAAATATTTTTCGATATCAATTATACAAAAAAGAAAAATGGCCTGTAATGATGTTTCATGTGGCATTTCTTTTCATCATCATTGGTGCCGCTATTACTCGTTATATTGGTTATGAGGGAATCATGCTAATCAATGAAGGAGAAACTACCAATCGTTTTTTGTCGGAAACAACTTATGTGAATTATGTGGTAGATGATGGCGAAGTTCAAAAAAATGAAGTTAACAAACCTATTTTATTAAGCGCTTGGGGAAAAAATTCTTGGTCTCACGAAGACAATTTTAAAGACAAAAATTTTCGTATTGCCTTAGCAGATTATATTCCATGGGCTGAAAAAAAATTAGTAGCAGATGAAAATGGCGAAGAACACATTTTATTCGTAGAATCTTCTAGTGGATCAAGACACGAACATTATATCAAATCTGGTACGATTCAAAATATTCACAATGTTTTAGTCGGATTCAATACCACTAGCAACGAAGCCAATATCAATATTTTCAAACGAAATGATTCATTGAAAATCTTGGCTAAAGAAGCTGGAGTGTTTCAAGTAATGGCAACTCAACAATCAGGAAATCTTGCTAAAGACAGTATTCAAGATTTTAAATTGCGTGCTTTATACAACGTTGCTGGATTGCCTTTTGTAGTACCTCAATATCCTGAAAAAGGAAAAATGCAAACCGTTCGTGGCGCAAAAGATGACAAAAAATTAGATGTGATTGTGCTGGATGTTTCTACGGATGAAAAAACACAAAGAATTGAATTGACTGGTGGAAAATTCAACAGCGATAATTTAGAGCAATTTTCAGTTGGAAATTTAAATTTTAGAATGTGGTATGGCGCAAAAACTTTAGAAACTCCTTTTAGTGTAAAACTGAATGATTTTCAATTGGAAAAATATCCTGGTTCAGAAAGTGCAGCTTCGTATGCAAGTGAAGTAACGGTTATTGCCAAAGACGAAACTTTTGATTACCGCATTTTCATGAATCATATTTTGGATTATGGAGGTTATAAATTCTTTCAATCGAGTTACGATTTGTCGGGTGAATTTGAACAAACACATCTTTCTGTAAATCATGATTTTTGGGGAACGTTCATCACATATTTAGGATATTCATTATTATACACAGGAATGATTAGCCTCTTTTTTGCAAAATATACACGATTTGATAGCTTGAAAAAATCACTTCAAAACATCCGAAAAAAGAAACAAATCTCTGCAGTTATCGCCTTTTTATTGGTGTCAACCATGGGTTTTAGCCAGCAAAATTCTCCTCATGCATTCCGAATTACAGATCAGCAAGTGGATTCTATTTTACAAGCGAATTTAGTTTCTTTAAACCATGCTGAAAGTTTCAACAAATTGGTAATTCAAGATGCTGGAGGACGCATGAAACCTGCACATACTTTTGCCTCTGAATTGGTACGAAAAGTGAGTCAGACTGAGCAATTACGTGGCATGAAACCAAGTCAGGTGTTGTTATCTATTATCGAAAATCCGAGACTTTGGTATGAGGTTCCTGCAATTTATCTAGAAAAGCAAAACCTTGAAATTAGAAAACAATTGGGCATTGCAGATACAACAAGATTTGCACGTTTATCCGACTTTTTTACAGACAGAGGCGATTATAAAATCCGTGAACAAGTTGCTGAGGCTCAGAAAAAGAAAGTTCAAAATAAATTTGAGCAAGACCTCATCAAAATTGACAGAAGAGTTGGATTGTTATACAGCGCTATTGGAGGTGGAATTTTAAAAATTTATCCGATTCCAAATGACGAAAATAACAAATGGGTTTCTCAACCAGAAACCTTTGCTGAAACGGGTTTTAAAGCATCTGACTCAGTTTTTGTTCGTAAATCGTTGCCTTTGTATGTGCAGTTATTGCAATCAGCAAAAAAGACAAATGATTATACTAAAGCCAATCAAATTTTAGACGGAATTAAAAAATATCAACAACAATTTGGAGCTGCCATTTATCCTTCTGACAAGAAAATTGAACTAGAAATTGCCTATAACAAATACAATATTTTCAAAAAATTGGTGCGTTATTACGGATTGGCGAGTTTGTTTTTAATTGTTTTTGTCATCATACAAATTTTCAACGCGAAAAAATGGGTTTCGTATGCGGTAAAGTTTTTCATTGGAGTGGTCTTATTGCTCTTTTTGATGCACACCTTAGGATTGCTCAGCAGATGGTATATCAGTGGAAATGCGCCTTGGAGTAACGCCTACGAATCCATCATTTATGTGGGTTGGGCTACCATGGCTTTCGGACTTTTCTTAGGCAGAAAATCTTCATTAACTATTGCTGCAACAACCTTTGTTACTTCCATCATTTTGTTTACAGCCAGTTTAAATTGGCTAGATCCTGAAATTGCAAACCTACAACCTGTGTTGAATTCTTGGTGGTTGATGGTGCATGTATCAATCATTGTAGCGAGTTATGGACCTTTAACATTGGGAATGATATTGGGAGTTTTTGCATTGTTCTTGATAATTTTTACACGTGAAAAAAACAAGAAAAATATGGAAATTCACATCAAAGAAATTACCATTATCAATGAAATGGCATTGACTGTTGGTGTGGTAATGCTAACGATTGGAAACTTTTTAGGCGGTATGTGGGCAAATGAAAGTTGGGGACGTTACTGGGGTTGGGATCCAAAAGAAACTTGGGCACTAATTTCAATCATGATTTATGCTTTTGTATTGCACATGCGTTTGATTCCTGGTTTACGAGGAAGATATACATTTAATTTATGGTCAATTATTGCATATGCATCCATCATGATGACGTATTTTGGAGTGAATTTTTACCTATCAGGATTGCATTCTTATGCAAGTGGTGATAAAGTAATTACACCAAGTGCGGTGTATTATTCTGTGGGATTTGTAACCATTCTCGGAATCATTGCTTGGTTTCAGTATCAGAAATTTTATGGAAAAAAGAACCTTTAG
- the porV gene encoding type IX secretion system outer membrane channel protein PorV → MKKIGICMALCALVSLKISAQENAITTAAPFLLIVPDARAGGMGDMGVATSADAWSLFHNAAKMSFSDRQIKTGLTYSPWLRNLTDDIFVGSAAYINRFSENAAWGADFKYFSLGQIDLTDDQGNPNGTINPNEFVATGAYSLKLSETFSMGVGLKYIRSNLAFNNTAGNTLQPINSFAVDISGYYQSFEENYGSFNGRYRFGFNIANIGPKVSYTPGEEDFIPTNLKLGGGFDFILDDYNIISTNVEFTKLLVPTPQPDGSEEDTGWIQGILGSFGDAPGGFKEELQEFTYAFGAEYLYNNAFALRTGYFHESRNKGNRQYFTLGAGFRTNALNIDLSYLINSSDVNNPLENSLRFSLSFDLGEIFDNY, encoded by the coding sequence ATGAAAAAAATAGGAATTTGTATGGCACTTTGTGCTTTGGTAAGTTTAAAAATCAGTGCACAAGAAAATGCCATCACCACAGCAGCCCCCTTTTTATTAATAGTTCCTGATGCCAGAGCAGGAGGAATGGGTGATATGGGAGTAGCAACATCTGCGGATGCTTGGTCATTGTTTCACAATGCGGCAAAGATGTCATTTAGTGACAGACAGATCAAAACAGGTTTGACTTATTCGCCTTGGTTGCGAAATTTAACCGATGATATCTTTGTAGGAAGTGCTGCTTACATCAACCGATTCAGTGAAAATGCAGCTTGGGGAGCAGATTTCAAGTATTTTTCTTTGGGTCAGATTGATTTGACAGACGACCAAGGAAATCCGAATGGAACCATTAATCCTAATGAGTTTGTAGCAACAGGAGCGTATTCTTTAAAATTGAGTGAAACCTTTTCTATGGGAGTTGGTTTGAAATACATTCGATCTAACCTCGCTTTTAATAATACTGCAGGAAACACCTTGCAACCTATCAATTCATTCGCAGTTGATATCTCTGGATATTATCAATCTTTTGAAGAAAATTACGGAAGCTTTAACGGTCGTTACAGATTTGGTTTCAATATTGCCAACATAGGTCCTAAAGTATCTTACACGCCTGGAGAAGAAGATTTTATTCCGACGAACTTAAAATTGGGTGGAGGATTTGACTTTATTTTGGATGATTACAACATCATTTCTACGAATGTTGAATTCACGAAATTATTAGTACCTACCCCACAACCTGATGGTTCTGAAGAAGATACAGGATGGATTCAAGGAATTTTAGGGTCTTTTGGAGATGCTCCAGGAGGATTTAAAGAAGAATTGCAAGAGTTTACTTATGCCTTTGGTGCTGAATATTTATACAACAATGCCTTTGCTCTTCGCACAGGGTATTTTCACGAAAGTCGAAACAAAGGAAATAGACAATATTTTACTTTAGGAGCTGGATTTAGAACCAATGCGTTGAATATTGATTTATCGTATTTAATCAATTCTTCGGATGTAAACAATCCGTTAGAAAACTCGTTGCGTTTTTCATTGTCCTTTGATTTGGGTGAAATCTTTGATAATTATTAA
- a CDS encoding PIN domain-containing protein, with protein sequence MKIDFLADTNFLIYVHEGDKKVLPFLNYNFGVSFISEVELPGFKGISTQEEVKLRNLLDDCFSVEWNSKIKEKTIELRKKYTVKLPDAIIASTSLIYEIPLVTADKAFSKIHELDLILIEF encoded by the coding sequence ATGAAGATTGATTTTTTAGCTGATACTAATTTTTTAATATATGTTCATGAAGGAGATAAAAAGGTGCTTCCTTTTTTGAATTATAACTTTGGGGTTTCGTTTATTTCTGAGGTTGAATTGCCGGGTTTTAAAGGAATTTCTACCCAAGAAGAAGTAAAATTAAGAAACTTACTTGATGATTGCTTTAGTGTTGAATGGAACTCAAAAATCAAAGAAAAAACAATTGAATTAAGAAAGAAATATACTGTTAAATTGCCAGATGCCATTATAGCATCAACTTCTTTGATCTATGAAATTCCCCTTGTTACTGCTGATAAAGCTTTTTCTAAAATTCACGAACTTGACTTAATTTTGATTGAATTCTAA
- a CDS encoding 3-oxoacyl-ACP synthase III family protein has protein sequence MIHSKISGTGKFIPSLKKKNADFINAAFLNADGSDFASDNADIIEKFKAITGIEERRYAKDDFNTSDLAYLASLKAIEDAQINPEELDYIIFAHNFGDVAKDSVQSDLLPSLATRVKFKLGIENANCVAYDILFGCPGWIQGVIQAQAFIKAGIAKKCLVIGAETLSRVVDKFDRDSMIYSDGAGACIVEATDEQTSGILSFADQTFAKEEAYYLFFGESYNKNSEGNTRYIKMLGRKIYEFALSNVPLAMQAALDKSGVAIDDVKKIFIHQANEKMDEAIIQRFYRLYKKRVPEGIMPMSIHELGNSSVATVPTLLDLVIKGQIPNQHIVKGDVFILASVGAGMNINAIVYKY, from the coding sequence ATGATACATTCAAAAATTTCGGGTACAGGTAAGTTTATTCCTTCCTTGAAAAAGAAAAATGCCGACTTTATCAATGCAGCTTTTTTAAATGCAGATGGTTCAGATTTTGCATCTGATAATGCTGATATTATCGAAAAATTCAAAGCCATTACAGGAATAGAAGAACGCAGGTATGCCAAAGACGATTTCAATACTTCTGATTTGGCTTACCTTGCCTCTTTAAAAGCCATTGAAGATGCCCAAATCAATCCAGAGGAATTGGATTATATCATTTTTGCGCACAATTTTGGAGACGTTGCAAAAGACAGTGTCCAAAGTGATCTACTGCCAAGTTTGGCAACCAGAGTAAAATTCAAATTGGGAATAGAAAACGCCAATTGTGTTGCATACGATATCCTTTTTGGTTGCCCAGGTTGGATTCAAGGAGTGATTCAAGCACAAGCATTTATCAAAGCAGGAATTGCCAAAAAATGTTTGGTGATTGGCGCTGAAACTTTGTCGAGAGTGGTTGATAAATTTGATAGAGATTCTATGATTTACAGTGATGGAGCAGGAGCCTGTATCGTAGAAGCTACTGATGAACAAACTTCGGGAATACTCAGTTTTGCCGATCAAACCTTCGCCAAAGAAGAAGCCTATTATTTGTTTTTTGGAGAATCGTACAATAAAAATAGCGAGGGTAATACCCGTTATATCAAAATGTTGGGACGTAAAATTTACGAATTTGCGTTGTCTAATGTTCCTTTAGCGATGCAAGCCGCTTTGGATAAAAGTGGAGTTGCTATAGATGATGTGAAGAAAATCTTCATACATCAAGCCAATGAAAAAATGGATGAAGCGATCATTCAGCGTTTTTACAGATTGTACAAAAAAAGAGTTCCAGAAGGAATCATGCCCATGAGTATTCATGAGTTGGGCAATAGTTCTGTAGCTACAGTACCCACTTTATTAGATTTAGTGATCAAAGGTCAGATTCCCAATCAACACATTGTTAAGGGAGATGTTTTTATATTGGCTTCTGTAGGTGCGGGAATGAACATCAATGCGATTGTGTATAAGTATTGA
- a CDS encoding LysM peptidoglycan-binding domain-containing protein: MKYLKIWLVLGLLSFSVSCGQQNRFIQYKVKAGETMSTIAEKLNMKTKDLLRLNPDFTETPKPNSFIIVPENKYELFRNQQVKNGVVIEEVDTNSINKPLSDREKLIATLKESYLIYEVKKGDTFYSLEKKFNVTRGELLLLNPELKEGLKENSILKIKEIIKESAIKKSTFRDEIRTNSAVKVALLLPLRSDAFGYDSISPREIFYKNGSLVNIATDFYLGAEIAVDSLRKSGVDIDLSVMDTGARKSNRISSIISNQNLNSNDVIIGPFYSEEAQMVASAVSIPVVFPMYSANQSEFKNANIIKAAPDKKIFKKALIDYVNDVFDQGNLILVGEPTATQSIKNELNIKNGTLRILTPQNGMVQKGRFLEILRPNTKNWVIIASNNEVIISDVVNSLISLPNDTNVNVFSFDKGSVYDKIDNLKLGKIGFTYVSEEFVDGTSESSRSFTKLYQEKNNTLPSFYATKGFDITYDILVRLSSGKRLQATFREGATVRVDTKFEYKNNETFENEGVFILQINKDLSVTKLR, from the coding sequence ATGAAATATTTAAAAATTTGGTTGGTTCTTGGCTTATTGTCTTTTTCAGTTTCTTGTGGTCAGCAAAACAGGTTCATTCAGTATAAAGTAAAAGCTGGTGAAACCATGAGTACAATCGCCGAAAAGTTGAATATGAAAACGAAAGACTTGTTGCGTTTGAATCCGGATTTTACGGAGACACCCAAACCCAATTCGTTCATCATTGTTCCAGAAAACAAGTACGAACTTTTTAGAAATCAGCAAGTCAAAAATGGCGTAGTTATAGAAGAGGTTGATACCAATTCTATCAACAAACCCCTATCAGATAGAGAAAAGTTGATAGCGACTTTAAAAGAAAGTTATCTAATTTATGAAGTAAAAAAAGGCGATACTTTTTACAGTTTAGAGAAAAAATTCAATGTTACAAGAGGTGAATTGCTGTTGTTGAACCCAGAATTGAAAGAAGGTTTGAAAGAAAATAGCATTCTAAAAATCAAAGAGATTATTAAAGAATCAGCCATCAAGAAATCGACTTTTAGAGATGAAATCCGAACCAATTCAGCCGTAAAAGTAGCTTTGCTATTGCCTTTACGAAGTGATGCATTTGGGTATGACTCTATTTCGCCGAGAGAAATATTTTATAAAAACGGAAGTCTTGTAAATATCGCAACTGATTTTTATCTAGGAGCAGAAATCGCTGTTGATTCTCTTCGTAAAAGTGGTGTTGACATCGATTTGAGTGTGATGGATACAGGAGCTAGAAAAAGCAACCGCATTTCGTCTATAATATCCAATCAGAATTTGAATTCGAATGATGTAATTATCGGTCCTTTTTATTCAGAAGAGGCGCAAATGGTGGCCTCTGCTGTGAGCATTCCAGTGGTTTTTCCAATGTATTCAGCCAATCAATCAGAATTTAAAAATGCAAACATTATCAAAGCAGCTCCTGATAAAAAAATATTCAAAAAAGCACTGATTGACTATGTCAATGATGTTTTTGATCAAGGCAATTTGATTCTGGTGGGAGAACCAACTGCTACCCAAAGTATTAAAAATGAATTGAATATAAAGAATGGGACTCTTCGAATTTTAACTCCACAAAATGGAATGGTTCAGAAAGGGCGCTTTTTGGAAATTTTAAGACCTAATACTAAAAACTGGGTTATTATAGCTTCTAACAACGAAGTCATTATTTCGGATGTTGTGAATAGTTTGATCAGTTTGCCAAATGATACCAACGTAAACGTGTTTAGTTTCGATAAAGGAAGTGTGTATGATAAAATAGACAATTTGAAATTGGGTAAAATCGGATTTACGTATGTGAGTGAAGAATTTGTTGATGGAACATCTGAATCGTCACGAAGTTTTACCAAATTATATCAAGAAAAAAACAATACCTTACCTTCATTTTACGCTACCAAAGGTTTTGATATTACCTATGATATTTTGGTAAGATTGTCTTCGGGAAAGCGTTTGCAAGCTACGTTTAGAGAAGGAGCTACAGTGAGAGTGGATACCAAATTCGAGTATAAAAACAACGAAACTTTTGAAAATGAAGGAGTATTTATCCTTCAGATCAACAAAGATTTAAGCGTTACCAAATTGAGATAA
- a CDS encoding group III truncated hemoglobin: MASDIANVQDIHTIITQFYEKLLNDAAMRPFFEAIVQQNHLEHHIDIITHFWHDILFDTHLYHENVMQKHLQQNALHPFEKVHFERWTSYFTTTIDALFEGEQATKMKQRALSIATVMQLKMHH; encoded by the coding sequence ATGGCCTCAGACATTGCCAATGTGCAAGACATACATACAATCATCACTCAGTTTTACGAAAAATTATTGAATGATGCTGCAATGCGTCCTTTTTTCGAAGCGATTGTGCAGCAAAACCACCTGGAACATCACATAGACATCATCACTCATTTTTGGCATGATATCTTGTTTGATACCCATTTGTATCATGAAAATGTGATGCAAAAACACCTTCAACAAAACGCCTTACATCCCTTTGAAAAAGTTCATTTTGAACGTTGGACATCGTATTTTACAACCACTATTGATGCTTTGTTTGAAGGTGAACAAGCAACTAAAATGAAACAAAGAGCTTTGTCAATTGCCACTGTGATGCAATTGAAGATGCATCATTAA
- the guaA gene encoding glutamine-hydrolyzing GMP synthase — MQQDNVLILDFGSQYTQLIARRVRELNIYCEIHPFNHLPNNIENFKAVILSGSPNSVRGTTVLHPDLSAIRGKKPLLAVCYGAQYLAHFSGGKVAPSNTREYGRANLSFVKKDEEFFENIHEGSQVWMSHSDTITDLPTNAVLLASTKDVENAAYKIEGEQTYAIQFHPEVYHSTDGKQLLANFLVRIAQVAQTWTPDSFVESTVAALQEKVGNDKVVLGLSGGVDSTVAAVLLHKAIGKNLYCIFVNNGLLRKNEFESVLAQYEGMGLNVKGVDASQRFLEKLAGLSDPEAKRKAIGNTFIDVFDDEAHQITDVKWLAQGTIYPDVIESVSVNGGPSATIKSHHNVGGLPDFMKLKIVEPLRMIFKDEVRRVGATLGIDPELLGRHPFPGPGLAIRILGDITAEKVRILQEVDAIFINGLKADGLYDKVWQAGAILLPVNSVGVMGDERTYEKVVALRAVESTDGMTADWVDLPYQFLQKTSNTIINQVKGVNRVVYDISSKPPATIEWE; from the coding sequence ATGCAACAAGACAACGTACTTATTTTAGATTTCGGATCGCAATACACTCAGTTAATTGCGAGAAGAGTAAGAGAATTGAACATCTATTGTGAAATCCACCCGTTCAATCACTTACCAAACAATATTGAAAATTTCAAAGCAGTCATCCTTTCTGGAAGTCCAAATTCCGTAAGAGGAACTACCGTTTTACATCCTGATTTATCAGCCATTAGAGGTAAAAAACCATTGTTGGCAGTTTGTTATGGAGCCCAATACTTAGCCCATTTTTCAGGAGGAAAAGTAGCACCTTCCAATACCCGAGAATATGGAAGAGCCAATTTATCATTCGTTAAAAAAGATGAGGAATTCTTTGAAAATATCCATGAAGGGAGTCAAGTTTGGATGAGTCATTCTGATACCATTACTGATTTACCTACCAATGCTGTATTGTTGGCAAGTACCAAAGATGTTGAAAATGCAGCCTATAAAATTGAAGGGGAGCAAACATATGCCATTCAATTTCATCCAGAAGTATACCATTCTACGGATGGAAAACAATTGTTGGCAAACTTTTTGGTAAGAATTGCCCAAGTTGCACAAACCTGGACACCAGATTCGTTTGTGGAAAGTACAGTTGCTGCACTTCAAGAAAAAGTAGGAAATGACAAAGTCGTTTTAGGACTTTCAGGAGGCGTAGATTCAACTGTTGCCGCAGTTTTGTTGCACAAAGCCATTGGAAAAAATCTCTATTGTATTTTTGTAAACAATGGTTTGTTGCGTAAAAATGAGTTTGAAAGTGTATTGGCGCAATACGAAGGCATGGGATTGAACGTTAAAGGAGTAGATGCTTCGCAACGATTTTTAGAGAAGTTAGCGGGATTGTCAGATCCTGAAGCCAAAAGAAAAGCCATTGGAAACACGTTTATCGATGTTTTTGATGATGAGGCTCATCAAATTACCGATGTAAAATGGTTGGCACAAGGAACGATTTATCCAGATGTCATTGAATCAGTTTCTGTAAATGGAGGTCCTTCTGCAACCATCAAAAGTCATCATAATGTGGGTGGATTGCCCGATTTTATGAAGTTGAAAATTGTAGAACCTTTGCGAATGATTTTTAAAGACGAAGTACGAAGAGTAGGCGCAACTTTGGGCATTGATCCAGAATTGTTAGGACGTCATCCATTTCCGGGACCAGGGTTGGCAATCCGAATTTTGGGAGACATCACTGCTGAAAAAGTACGTATTTTGCAAGAAGTAGATGCTATTTTTATCAACGGGTTAAAAGCAGATGGATTGTACGACAAAGTGTGGCAAGCAGGCGCTATTTTGTTGCCTGTCAATTCAGTAGGAGTGATGGGTGATGAGCGTACCTACGAAAAAGTAGTTGCTTTAAGAGCGGTAGAAAGTACGGATGGAATGACTGCAGATTGGGTAGATTTGCCGTATCAATTTTTGCAGAAAACATCGAATACCATTATCAATCAAGTGAAAGGTGTGAATAGAGTAGTGTATGACATCAGCTCAAAACCACCAGCCACTATAGAATGGGAATAA
- the cdd gene encoding cytidine deaminase, which produces MKNIEITTSAIIFKDISELATEDQMLMQQAILAREKAYAPYSKFSVGAALLLANGEIIFGSNQENAAYPSGMCAERVVIWSAGARFPGVAIQKLAISAKSAHSLVDKPVGPCGACRQSLFEYEFKQEQPFEILFMGELGEVVKVPSVKSLLPFSFDNSYL; this is translated from the coding sequence ATGAAAAACATCGAAATAACTACTTCAGCAATAATTTTCAAAGATATTTCTGAATTGGCAACTGAAGATCAAATGCTGATGCAACAAGCCATTTTAGCGAGAGAAAAAGCCTATGCACCGTATTCAAAATTCAGTGTTGGTGCCGCTTTGTTGTTGGCGAACGGCGAAATCATTTTTGGAAGTAATCAAGAAAATGCAGCCTATCCCTCAGGAATGTGTGCAGAGCGTGTAGTAATTTGGAGTGCAGGAGCAAGATTTCCTGGTGTAGCAATTCAAAAACTAGCCATTTCAGCAAAATCTGCCCATAGTTTGGTTGACAAGCCAGTGGGGCCTTGTGGTGCTTGCAGACAATCGTTGTTTGAATATGAATTCAAACAAGAGCAGCCTTTTGAAATTTTGTTTATGGGTGAGTTAGGTGAAGTCGTAAAAGTGCCTTCTGTAAAATCATTACTTCCGTTTTCGTTTGATAATTCTTACTTATAA